In one Winogradskyella sp. MH6 genomic region, the following are encoded:
- a CDS encoding PQQ-like beta-propeller repeat protein, whose translation MKMLLTQIKNTMMLALFISATSLFAQETPDQSYDLGAKINEMTLTVGGVLVVATNDGLAGIRPDQSQPVFTFNNFGKLKPEETEFIPGSPYIVVSQGATSKFAGIAKTKRAVIDYMQGKVIFNSDDDSWNQIYTCDVVLPQNKLIVSGIQKIGTKAEKVTPKVAVYDLNSSKLDYSFFLDKPGRVGVAKNFSVTGRPLLLKEFLIIPTAQGLIAKSHTGEELWQNKIKNVSWLVADETEKEIYGFETTTNGKNTRIHKIGTSGQELWEDDRKVKGIVSKFEILPQGLAVVSNVAGGDGAFAAKSESKITMFSAATGEDLWDKAPKTKGYVQHFYIMEDGILFGIYSGGINKISFNGETLFKKPLKTGENIMMMAHTPQGLIYITGEDTNIVNLETGEQVWDKPLKYKNSASVASTYDAANERYLIAAGDVLYAIDANSGDVTELSKIKFEEKESPNTMEVRNGNIFLSSSQNVMSLESNGSEKYHGYYKSPGKSGFMKIVGGVVAAASLVATASTAYAAGMNNNGIGINNLRNYNDYGKEAKRASDMFASIAGASFDMMSQRFKSSAATENAQFILTKLDSGVGLVKVNKDSGKIEKEILLKDKKPEYKVDEYGGYLYYKANDKTIYAYDLKK comes from the coding sequence ATGAAAATGCTATTGACTCAAATAAAAAACACAATGATGTTGGCACTTTTTATAAGTGCTACATCTTTGTTTGCTCAAGAAACTCCAGATCAGAGTTATGATCTTGGTGCTAAGATAAATGAGATGACACTTACCGTTGGTGGAGTTTTGGTTGTTGCCACTAACGATGGTCTAGCAGGTATAAGACCAGATCAAAGTCAACCTGTTTTTACTTTTAATAACTTTGGAAAATTAAAACCTGAAGAAACAGAGTTTATTCCAGGGTCACCTTATATCGTTGTATCTCAGGGTGCAACTTCTAAATTTGCTGGTATCGCAAAAACTAAGCGTGCAGTTATAGATTATATGCAGGGTAAGGTAATCTTTAACTCAGATGATGATAGTTGGAACCAAATTTACACCTGTGATGTTGTCTTACCACAGAACAAACTCATAGTAAGCGGGATTCAAAAAATAGGGACTAAAGCAGAGAAAGTTACACCAAAAGTTGCGGTTTATGATTTGAATTCTTCAAAATTAGATTATAGTTTCTTTTTAGATAAACCAGGAAGAGTAGGTGTAGCTAAAAACTTTAGTGTTACTGGTCGACCTTTATTATTAAAAGAATTTTTAATCATACCAACTGCTCAAGGTTTAATCGCAAAATCACATACAGGAGAGGAACTTTGGCAAAACAAAATCAAAAATGTAAGCTGGTTAGTGGCAGATGAGACTGAAAAAGAGATTTATGGTTTTGAAACTACTACGAACGGAAAGAACACAAGAATACATAAAATTGGTACAAGTGGTCAAGAACTTTGGGAAGATGATAGAAAGGTAAAAGGTATCGTTTCAAAATTCGAAATTCTACCTCAAGGTCTCGCTGTTGTAAGTAATGTAGCTGGTGGTGATGGAGCGTTTGCTGCAAAATCAGAATCTAAAATTACCATGTTCAGTGCAGCTACGGGAGAAGATCTTTGGGATAAAGCGCCAAAAACAAAAGGATACGTTCAACACTTTTATATTATGGAAGATGGTATTCTTTTTGGAATTTATTCAGGAGGAATCAATAAAATCTCATTTAATGGTGAGACATTGTTTAAGAAACCATTAAAAACGGGTGAAAACATTATGATGATGGCACATACACCTCAAGGATTAATCTATATCACAGGTGAAGATACAAATATTGTAAATCTAGAAACGGGTGAACAAGTTTGGGATAAACCCTTAAAGTATAAAAACTCTGCTTCTGTAGCTTCAACCTACGATGCAGCTAATGAACGTTACTTAATTGCAGCAGGTGATGTTTTATATGCCATAGATGCCAATTCTGGTGATGTTACGGAGCTTTCTAAAATAAAGTTCGAAGAAAAAGAATCCCCAAATACTATGGAGGTTAGAAATGGGAATATCTTTTTAAGTTCTTCTCAAAATGTAATGTCATTGGAGAGTAATGGTTCAGAAAAATATCATGGTTATTACAAGTCGCCAGGTAAGAGTGGTTTTATGAAAATTGTTGGTGGAGTAGTAGCTGCGGCATCATTGGTGGCAACAGCTTCTACAGCTTATGCAGCCGGAATGAATAATAATGGTATAGGAATAAACAATCTTAGAAATTATAATGATTATGGCAAGGAGGCAAAACGCGCTTCAGATATGTTTGCGTCTATTGCAGGTGCGTCTTTTGATATGATGTCTCAACGTTTTAAATCTTCAGCTGCGACCGAAAATGCTCAATTTATACTAACAAAATTAGATAGTGGAGTAGGATTGGTAAAAGTAAATAAGGATTCTGGTAAGATAGAAAAGGAAATTTTGCTTAAGGATAAAAAACCAGAATATAAAGTTGATGAATATGGTGGTTACCTTTATTACAAAGCAAACGATAAGACTATATATGCTTATGACCTTAAAAAATAA
- a CDS encoding DUF6252 family protein codes for MRTLKNFMLLVMTLSLATFTSCSNDDDGGSGGNAPSGTLIAKVDGTSYESWEISSSATIANNGNNLIIIASNSDGNAFSFTVWGYDGVGTYDLDGSNINNVNVASYTETDVDLNNPQNSTTEIWQAPYDNSMVGSLSISEETDDKLIGTFEFTCKNINGDQSVKTITDGSFNLNKQVQ; via the coding sequence ATGAGAACTTTAAAGAACTTTATGTTATTAGTAATGACACTATCATTAGCAACATTTACATCATGTAGTAATGATGATGATGGTGGAAGTGGAGGTAATGCTCCTTCAGGAACTTTAATTGCAAAAGTAGATGGAACCAGCTATGAGTCTTGGGAGATATCATCTTCTGCAACAATAGCTAACAATGGTAATAATTTAATAATTATTGCTTCTAACAGTGATGGAAATGCATTTTCATTCACAGTTTGGGGTTATGATGGAGTAGGAACTTACGATTTAGATGGCTCTAATATTAATAACGTAAATGTAGCGTCTTACACAGAAACAGATGTAGATCTTAACAATCCTCAAAATTCAACTACAGAAATTTGGCAAGCACCATACGATAACTCTATGGTAGGATCATTAAGTATTTCTGAAGAAACAGATGATAAATTAATAGGAACATTTGAGTTTACTTGTAAAAATATTAATGGAGACCAGTCTGTAAAGACAATTACAGATGGTTCATTTAATTTAAATAAACAAGTTCAGTAA
- a CDS encoding HEAT repeat domain-containing protein encodes MFYQISYWFFKLKLSQPSENAINYWIDTNAVNKLEYALIHGNYKTRQLAAEALEFVGQPSSIPVLLVAIDDKIQNVSIAALNTLERLGTKDELIKSIIRKRFNWVKNLRDKEERQKSAKVKKHNIYRWERTSKKSFEMVKERLKRPIR; translated from the coding sequence ATGTTTTATCAAATTTCATATTGGTTCTTCAAATTGAAACTTTCTCAACCTTCTGAGAATGCAATTAACTATTGGATTGACACAAACGCAGTTAACAAACTTGAATATGCCTTAATCCATGGTAACTATAAGACTAGGCAATTAGCTGCAGAAGCATTAGAATTTGTTGGACAACCATCCTCAATTCCGGTGTTATTGGTTGCTATAGACGATAAAATCCAAAACGTATCCATTGCGGCTTTAAATACCTTAGAGCGTTTAGGAACTAAAGATGAATTGATAAAATCAATTATAAGAAAACGATTTAATTGGGTTAAGAACCTACGTGATAAAGAGGAACGGCAAAAAAGTGCTAAAGTTAAAAAACACAATATTTATCGTTGGGAACGTACTAGCAAAAAATCTTTTGAAATGGTAAAAGAAAGATTGAAACGGCCTATTCGATAA
- a CDS encoding GSCFA domain-containing protein, whose product MNLQTNIKLEKQPHHQIDYSSKLMLLGSCFSENIGGKFEYLKFQSEINPFGILFHPVALENLITRSINQDFYTEDELIYHNEIWSCFDAHSKLNSVSKDDLLSKLNEQIELMHQQINASTHIIITLGTAWVYRYIATDRIVANCHKIPQKQFQKELLSINDIVASLENIIALVRRVNPKVNFIFTVSPVRHLKDGFVENNISKSHLLSAIHQIVEPRKQMFYFPSYEIMMDELRDYRYYNQDMIHPNNVALEYIWEKFKAVWLTEDAIGISQKLANIQTKKAHRPFNPNSDAHQKFLANLQLEIEDIQKEFPHIKFS is encoded by the coding sequence ATGAATCTTCAAACCAACATAAAATTAGAAAAGCAACCACATCATCAAATAGATTACAGTTCTAAATTGATGCTCTTAGGTTCGTGTTTTTCAGAAAATATTGGAGGAAAGTTTGAGTATTTAAAATTTCAATCTGAGATAAATCCGTTCGGAATTTTATTTCATCCTGTGGCTTTGGAAAATTTAATCACTAGAAGTATAAATCAGGATTTTTACACCGAAGATGAACTTATATACCACAATGAAATTTGGAGTTGTTTTGATGCACATTCTAAGTTGAATTCTGTTTCAAAAGACGATTTATTAAGTAAATTAAATGAGCAAATTGAGTTGATGCATCAACAAATCAATGCATCAACTCACATCATTATTACTCTGGGTACAGCTTGGGTTTACAGGTATATTGCAACAGATAGAATAGTGGCTAATTGCCATAAAATTCCCCAAAAACAATTTCAAAAGGAATTATTATCTATTAACGATATTGTTGCATCATTAGAAAATATAATTGCTTTAGTACGTAGAGTAAATCCTAAAGTCAATTTCATTTTTACAGTTTCTCCTGTAAGACATCTTAAAGATGGTTTTGTAGAAAATAATATAAGCAAATCGCATTTGTTGTCTGCGATTCATCAGATAGTAGAACCTAGAAAGCAAATGTTTTATTTTCCGTCTTATGAGATTATGATGGATGAATTGAGAGATTATAGATACTATAATCAAGATATGATTCACCCAAATAACGTAGCTTTAGAGTACATTTGGGAAAAGTTTAAAGCCGTTTGGTTAACCGAAGACGCTATAGGCATCTCTCAAAAGTTGGCCAATATTCAAACAAAAAAAGCGCATCGTCCTTTTAATCCAAATTCAGATGCGCATCAAAAATTTCTTGCTAATCTTCAGTTAGAGATAGAAGATATTCAGAAAGAATTTCCGCATATTAAGTTCAGTTGA
- the alaS gene encoding alanine--tRNA ligase has product MTSQEIRSKFLNFFEEKKHLVVPSAPLVLKNDPTLMFVNSGMAPFKEFFLGNSEPKSNRIADTQKCLRVSGKHNDLEEVGYDTYHHTLFEMLGNWSFGDYFKKEAIAWAWELLTEVYGIDKDILYVTVFEGSDDDNLKIDQEAYDIWKQYISEDRILMGNKKDNFWEMGDQGPCGPCSEIHVDIRSAEEKAKVDGKSLVNMDHPQVVEIWNLVFMQYNRKANGSLEALPNKHIDTGMGFERLCMVLQSVQSNYDTDVFTPIIREIETITNKDYGKDEKVDVAIRVISDHVRAVAFSIADGQLPSNTGAGYVIRRILRRAVRYGFTFLNQKEPFIYKLTDTLSKQMGTAFPELKSQKRLIENVIKEEEHSFLRTLDQGLLLLETVITNAKSKTIAGSKAFELYDTYGFPLDLTQLIAKEKGYEVDEAGFNTEMKKQKDRSRAASASEMSDWVVLKEDDEEEFIGYDTLTANVKLTRYRKVTSNKEGEQYQLVFNMTPFYPESGGQVGDKGTIKASNGEVIYILDTKKENNVIMHIAKNLPEYLNDTFKAQVNEEYRRLSASNHTATHLLHQALRTILGTHVEQKGSLVRPKSLRFDFSHYSKVEPDQLQQIEDFVNARIKENLPLEEQRNIPMQKALDEGALALFGEKYGDSVRAIRFGQSMELCGGTHVQNTGDIWYFKIKSESAIAAGIRRIEAITNMAVGDYFETIDKEYHTLKEVLKNPNEPVKAVENLQAENAELKKQVEQLLKDKAKNIKGELKSELVEINDVLFLAKKLDLDAGAIKDVCFELGSEFNNLFLMFGAEANGKAILSCYISKELVSEKDLNAGQIVRELGKHIQGGGGGQPFFATAGGKNPAGIEEALKAAKDYL; this is encoded by the coding sequence ATGACGTCTCAAGAAATTCGTTCTAAGTTTTTAAATTTTTTTGAAGAAAAGAAGCATCTTGTAGTGCCTTCTGCACCACTGGTTCTTAAAAACGATCCAACCTTAATGTTTGTAAATTCTGGAATGGCGCCTTTTAAAGAATTTTTTCTTGGAAATAGTGAGCCAAAAAGTAACCGAATTGCAGATACCCAAAAATGTTTAAGAGTTTCAGGTAAACACAACGATTTAGAAGAAGTGGGTTATGATACTTACCATCACACACTTTTTGAAATGCTCGGTAATTGGAGTTTTGGCGACTACTTTAAAAAAGAAGCTATTGCTTGGGCTTGGGAATTATTGACCGAAGTTTACGGCATAGATAAAGATATTTTGTACGTTACTGTTTTTGAAGGAAGCGACGATGATAATCTAAAAATAGACCAAGAAGCTTATGATATCTGGAAGCAATACATTTCAGAAGATCGTATTCTTATGGGAAATAAAAAGGATAACTTCTGGGAAATGGGAGACCAAGGTCCTTGTGGTCCATGTAGCGAAATACATGTAGATATACGTTCTGCAGAAGAAAAAGCCAAAGTAGATGGTAAATCTTTAGTGAACATGGATCATCCTCAGGTTGTAGAAATATGGAACTTAGTCTTTATGCAATACAACCGAAAAGCCAATGGTTCTTTAGAAGCACTCCCAAACAAGCATATAGATACAGGTATGGGCTTTGAGCGTCTTTGTATGGTGCTTCAAAGTGTGCAATCTAATTATGATACAGATGTATTTACACCAATAATTCGTGAGATTGAAACTATTACAAACAAAGATTATGGTAAAGACGAAAAAGTAGATGTTGCTATAAGGGTTATTTCTGACCACGTTAGAGCTGTAGCATTTTCTATAGCAGATGGTCAGTTGCCTAGTAATACTGGTGCAGGCTATGTAATACGTAGAATTTTGCGTCGAGCTGTGCGTTATGGATTTACGTTTTTAAATCAGAAAGAACCGTTTATATATAAACTTACCGATACTTTAAGTAAGCAAATGGGAACTGCCTTTCCAGAGCTTAAGAGTCAAAAACGACTTATTGAAAACGTGATTAAGGAGGAAGAACATTCTTTTTTGAGAACTCTAGACCAAGGCTTATTGTTATTAGAAACAGTTATTACTAATGCTAAGTCTAAAACGATTGCTGGTTCAAAGGCTTTTGAATTGTATGATACCTATGGTTTTCCGTTAGATTTAACTCAACTTATTGCCAAAGAAAAAGGATATGAAGTTGATGAAGCTGGTTTTAATACTGAAATGAAAAAGCAAAAAGACCGTTCTAGAGCGGCTTCGGCTTCCGAAATGTCTGACTGGGTTGTATTGAAAGAAGATGATGAAGAAGAATTTATTGGATATGACACCTTAACTGCTAATGTAAAGTTAACGCGTTATCGAAAAGTGACATCAAATAAGGAAGGTGAGCAGTACCAATTGGTGTTTAATATGACACCATTTTATCCAGAAAGTGGAGGACAAGTTGGTGATAAAGGAACCATTAAGGCTTCAAACGGAGAGGTGATATACATACTAGATACTAAAAAAGAGAACAATGTGATTATGCATATTGCCAAAAATCTACCAGAGTATCTAAACGATACATTTAAGGCACAGGTTAATGAAGAATATAGACGATTATCTGCAAGCAATCACACGGCAACACATTTACTTCACCAAGCATTAAGAACTATTTTAGGAACTCATGTTGAGCAAAAAGGATCTTTAGTGCGACCAAAATCTTTGCGTTTCGATTTTTCGCATTATTCAAAAGTTGAACCCGATCAATTACAACAAATAGAGGATTTTGTAAATGCCAGAATTAAGGAAAATCTGCCTTTAGAAGAACAACGAAACATTCCGATGCAGAAGGCTTTAGATGAAGGTGCTTTGGCATTATTTGGAGAGAAGTATGGAGATAGTGTTAGAGCTATTCGTTTTGGGCAATCCATGGAATTGTGTGGAGGTACACATGTGCAAAATACAGGAGATATATGGTATTTCAAGATAAAATCTGAAAGTGCAATAGCGGCAGGTATAAGACGAATAGAGGCTATTACCAATATGGCTGTTGGTGATTATTTTGAAACTATAGATAAGGAGTATCATACTCTAAAAGAGGTTTTGAAAAACCCTAATGAACCTGTAAAGGCTGTAGAAAATCTACAGGCAGAAAATGCTGAACTAAAAAAGCAAGTAGAGCAACTGCTTAAAGACAAAGCTAAGAATATTAAAGGTGAACTTAAGAGCGAGTTGGTAGAGATTAATGATGTTCTGTTTTTGGCAAAAAAGTTAGATTTGGATGCTGGTGCTATAAAAGATGTATGTTTTGAGCTTGGAAGCGAGTTCAATAATCTCTTCTTAATGTTTGGTGCTGAGGCAAATGGTAAAGCTATTCTTTCTTGTTATATTTCTAAAGAACTGGTGTCTGAAAAAGACTTAAACGCAGGTCAAATTGTGAGAGAATTAGGTAAGCACATTCAAGGAGGTGGTGGAGGCCAACCTTTCTTTGCTACTGCAGGTGGTAAAAATCCAGCAGGTATTGAGGAAGCTTTAAAAGCAGCAAAAGATTATCTTTAG
- a CDS encoding M23 family metallopeptidase yields MAKVKYYYDAETLSYRKIKRKKRTTFKYAFVFLVAAALFAFLFIFIAGQYIESPKERQLARELQNMQIQYELLNKRMDDAIAALENVEERDNAIYRLYFEANPIPEEQRRAGFGGVNRYKKFEGYDNSQLIAESNKRLDILEKAIVVQSKSLDEIAKLAEDKEKFLEAIPAIQPVRNENLTRMASGYGYRTDPFTKARKFHFGMDFTAPRGTPIYATGNGIVKRADNRASGYGKHIRIDHGFGYVSLYAHLYKYNVRVNQRVKRGDLIGYVGSTGRSEAPHLHYEVFKDEERINPINFYYGNLSATEFNELLRKASLENQSLD; encoded by the coding sequence ATGGCTAAGGTAAAATATTATTACGATGCTGAAACGCTTTCTTATCGCAAGATAAAGCGAAAAAAACGCACAACATTTAAGTACGCTTTTGTGTTTTTAGTTGCCGCTGCACTTTTTGCCTTTTTATTTATTTTTATTGCCGGGCAATACATAGAATCTCCTAAAGAGCGCCAACTCGCAAGAGAACTCCAAAACATGCAAATTCAGTACGAATTGTTAAACAAGCGCATGGACGATGCTATCGCAGCATTAGAAAATGTAGAAGAACGCGACAATGCCATTTACCGTCTGTATTTTGAAGCCAACCCAATACCTGAAGAACAACGACGTGCTGGATTTGGTGGTGTAAATAGATATAAAAAATTTGAAGGTTATGACAACTCTCAATTAATTGCAGAAAGTAACAAACGTTTAGATATTTTAGAAAAAGCCATTGTTGTACAATCTAAGTCTTTGGACGAAATTGCGAAATTAGCTGAAGACAAAGAAAAATTTTTAGAAGCCATACCTGCAATTCAACCTGTACGCAACGAAAACCTAACGCGCATGGCATCGGGTTACGGTTATAGAACAGACCCATTTACAAAAGCTAGAAAGTTTCATTTTGGTATGGATTTTACAGCACCAAGAGGTACTCCAATCTATGCCACGGGAAATGGTATTGTAAAACGTGCCGACAATCGAGCTTCTGGGTATGGAAAACATATTCGTATAGACCATGGTTTTGGATATGTATCATTATATGCACATTTGTACAAATATAATGTACGTGTTAACCAACGTGTAAAACGTGGAGATTTAATAGGTTATGTTGGTAGCACAGGACGTTCAGAAGCGCCTCACTTGCACTATGAAGTGTTTAAAGACGAGGAGCGCATTAATCCTATTAACTTCTACTATGGTAACCTATCGGCTACAGAGTTTAATGAGTTGCTAAGAAAAGCATCTCTAGAAAACCAATCCCTCGATTAA
- a CDS encoding MerR family transcriptional regulator: MHIDLPEKRYYGIGEVAKAFKVNASLIRFWEKEFDILKPKKNAKGNRKFTPEDIKNLKFIYHLVKERGFTLEGAKVHLKEEKKQSLEKFEIIEKLESIKAQLIKIKTQL; encoded by the coding sequence ATGCATATAGATTTACCAGAAAAACGTTATTATGGTATTGGTGAAGTCGCCAAGGCATTTAAGGTGAACGCATCTTTAATTCGTTTTTGGGAAAAGGAGTTTGATATACTTAAGCCGAAAAAAAATGCAAAGGGTAACAGAAAATTTACACCAGAGGACATTAAAAACCTTAAATTTATTTACCATCTTGTAAAAGAAAGAGGGTTTACATTAGAAGGTGCAAAAGTGCATTTAAAAGAAGAAAAAAAACAATCTCTCGAAAAATTTGAAATTATTGAAAAGCTGGAAAGCATAAAAGCACAGCTTATTAAAATAAAAACACAACTTTAA
- a CDS encoding LemA family protein, which translates to MKKWLVPVIVIAIIAFGVYQWAVGINNKSVELEANAKTAWSNVESTYQRRNDLYSTVIKTVQGAADFERKTLNEVIEARSKATSMNINVDDLTPENLEKFQQAQSQLSGSFSRLIASFERYPDLKASQQFRDFQAQQEGTENRINIARDRYNEAVNKYDIYTTKFPNKLLASLFGFKEMARYKADPGSEKVPDVEFNF; encoded by the coding sequence ATGAAAAAATGGTTAGTACCTGTTATTGTTATTGCTATAATAGCATTTGGCGTCTACCAATGGGCTGTTGGTATTAATAATAAATCTGTAGAATTAGAAGCTAATGCCAAAACAGCTTGGTCTAATGTAGAAAGCACCTATCAAAGAAGAAATGACCTTTATAGTACAGTTATTAAAACTGTACAAGGTGCAGCCGATTTTGAAAGAAAAACACTAAATGAGGTTATAGAAGCTAGATCTAAAGCTACTTCTATGAATATAAATGTTGATGATTTAACTCCTGAAAATTTAGAAAAATTTCAACAAGCTCAAAGTCAATTAAGTGGTTCTTTTAGTAGACTAATAGCCTCTTTTGAACGCTATCCAGATCTAAAAGCTTCTCAACAGTTTAGGGATTTCCAAGCGCAACAAGAAGGCACTGAAAACAGAATTAACATTGCAAGAGATCGTTATAATGAAGCTGTAAACAAATACGACATTTATACTACTAAATTCCCAAACAAATTATTAGCTAGCTTGTTTGGTTTTAAAGAAATGGCTAGATATAAAGCTGACCCTGGAAGTGAAAAAGTTCCTGATGTAGAATTCAACTTTTAA
- a CDS encoding TPM domain-containing protein: protein MPYIEDFLTQQEEQEIIEAIRIAELETSGEIRVHIEQKCNMDIYEHALEVFHYLKMDNTKEQNGVLIYVAVDNKAFVIYGDKGINDIVGSDFWNSTRDKIASQFKNSNFKQGLINGIKEAGKVLAQHFPWEHGDQNELDNSISKG from the coding sequence ATGCCATATATTGAAGATTTCCTGACACAACAAGAAGAACAGGAAATCATTGAAGCCATTCGCATTGCAGAACTTGAAACCTCTGGCGAAATCCGTGTGCACATAGAACAAAAATGCAACATGGATATCTACGAACATGCTTTGGAAGTTTTTCATTATCTCAAAATGGATAATACTAAGGAGCAAAATGGTGTTCTTATTTATGTGGCAGTAGACAATAAGGCTTTTGTAATCTATGGTGACAAAGGCATTAATGATATTGTGGGTTCGGATTTTTGGAATTCTACAAGAGACAAAATAGCCTCTCAATTTAAAAATAGCAACTTTAAACAAGGGCTTATTAATGGTATTAAGGAAGCTGGCAAAGTACTTGCACAACATTTTCCTTGGGAACATGGAGACCAAAACGAGTTGGATAATTCTATTTCTAAAGGCTAA
- a CDS encoding TPM domain-containing protein has product MYRLKNTSFKVVITVLSFVWISLGYSQFKIPPKPKDAKQHFVYDYSNLLTKQDSSALNVKLRRYADTTSTQIVVAIINSTEGEYINYLGAQWGEKWGIGQEKEDNGVLILLAKNDRKIAINTGKGVEHLLTDALSKRIIDREIIPYFKRNDYYGGLNRGVDVIFEVMQGEYKGTRKNSNGEFPIAFFFVLLVFFIIFIIAISKTRGGGRGGGNRGNRKDDDARSILEAIILSNMGRGSYSRGSSSGGGIFGGSSSGGSFGGGGFGGGFGGGSFGGGGASGGW; this is encoded by the coding sequence ATGTACAGACTAAAAAACACATCATTTAAAGTTGTAATAACTGTACTATCTTTTGTGTGGATATCTCTTGGGTATTCTCAATTTAAAATTCCACCAAAACCTAAAGATGCCAAGCAACATTTTGTTTATGATTATTCTAATTTATTAACTAAACAAGATAGCTCAGCCCTAAATGTAAAACTGAGGAGGTATGCAGATACTACTTCAACACAGATTGTTGTAGCTATCATTAATTCTACTGAAGGGGAATACATTAATTATCTTGGTGCACAATGGGGAGAAAAATGGGGAATTGGACAAGAAAAAGAGGACAATGGTGTACTTATTCTATTAGCAAAAAATGATAGAAAAATCGCCATCAATACTGGTAAAGGTGTAGAACACCTACTTACAGATGCATTAAGCAAACGTATTATTGACAGAGAAATCATACCATATTTTAAACGCAATGATTACTATGGTGGACTCAACAGAGGTGTTGACGTTATTTTTGAAGTCATGCAAGGTGAATACAAAGGCACCAGAAAAAACAGCAACGGTGAATTCCCTATAGCATTCTTTTTTGTGCTATTGGTCTTTTTTATCATTTTCATCATAGCTATTTCTAAAACACGTGGTGGAGGACGTGGTGGCGGTAACAGAGGCAACAGAAAAGACGATGATGCCAGAAGTATTCTTGAAGCCATTATATTGAGTAATATGGGACGCGGAAGCTACTCTAGAGGTTCATCTTCTGGAGGTGGTATTTTTGGTGGCTCTTCATCTGGTGGAAGCTTTGGAGGCGGAGGCTTTGGTGGTGGCTTCGGAGGCGGAAGCTTTGGTGGTGGAGGTGCCTCTGGTGGATGGTAA
- a CDS encoding TPM domain-containing protein has protein sequence MLQPLGNRLFILCFISLFLLNCKETKNSISIDIPENINQNIVYDSTELFSKTERDSLTYKIIQFEQLTTNQTVILTIDSIPKNMDIMEFGKEVANSWGIGTKEKDNGLLITISKYDRKIAINTGLGTEKTISDYECKIIIDNIMIPKFKENKYYDGFNRALDSLFILWD, from the coding sequence ATGCTTCAACCTTTAGGCAATAGGTTATTTATTCTATGTTTTATTTCTCTGTTTCTGTTGAATTGTAAAGAAACGAAAAACAGTATTAGTATAGATATTCCTGAAAACATTAACCAAAATATTGTTTATGATAGTACTGAATTATTCTCCAAAACAGAACGAGATTCATTAACCTATAAGATAATTCAATTCGAACAGCTAACCACAAATCAAACCGTCATTCTTACCATAGATTCCATTCCAAAAAATATGGACATCATGGAATTTGGCAAAGAAGTTGCAAATTCTTGGGGAATTGGCACCAAGGAAAAAGATAATGGGTTGCTCATTACAATTTCCAAATACGATAGAAAAATTGCTATCAATACTGGTTTAGGTACTGAAAAAACAATTTCTGATTACGAATGTAAAATCATAATAGATAATATTATGATTCCCAAGTTTAAAGAAAACAAATATTACGATGGTTTTAATAGAGCATTAGACTCTCTTTTTATTTTATGGGATTAA